A genomic stretch from Leishmania donovani BPK282A1 complete genome, chromosome 36 includes:
- a CDS encoding streptococcal hemagglutinin-like protein: MRITAATATAPVGAPGAKIRKGKAKTIRAVAAAGAVWRPQSQLIFTSNATSVKATPNGELGASTTAGAISTNDSINGYTVTSSALAIKTAGTGVGGSCGVASVLPIPTAPSSGSAQARPLSSSGRAGLESQILRNDTLEAVRRSGAEGFPPSREKGVVSCTLLAAEKRRRVADAAATSELSTDDRNAFTPAEVPLWVAGGAPLDASKAADTGGGASAASFEGAMGNSPFVSSSSSASSDTGCAQRAKALHTDQRPSATHRCDKGAFEKRPQLLLSLAQDNRGFLNPGYSCSSSVSSSEDRGAGSGRAGSDGSAGSARRQGTPSAAPFSRAAPSEQRGKACGGAPPPASTTLLGCGRNRATLAVFPLTAAEEQSARQAYDTYRAQQEKASYHRNHASATKHCSQRSASVPPSALSTSTPVGKRELLRLLRGLYHRAQAMMACTTKTAAPASAPPQRKAVSPTITVSAADVLHEFPSTKYLLNAAEACFGSRRFRTLMAAVVADSDALAPIVVRNNDGGAPAVPTASRLRLSSSSQGLTVEEALSFFRHLKHEMASDVARQRERRQAEPSAMPEAASGDKGRNRPAKAAPSQPLLDLQGSQKRRSISAPSCQAASQMCRLPSAQAGRRSGRPPPTPVARMAARRATSASFLPSSTPPSPSPQLSSSPSRPGIPGAVALAGPQKPTGRRKGPRRKVALPRPSPHLLGNNSCAPDAAYRDDFIHTYVQRKAFAEIAGGQGCHHSTTVTLGQLIKVLHWFELALNPSVLERLCGVQAQPARESPDIFIDFNTFVKIINSGLRCQRYSGGSGSSSAPASASADNDDDPQSNAFVPVLPPEAPARASPVTLPIPGLTATDGASLSTGSGCAPCSKAASSTISVRDSGGSNRSLLVLAPVSAAAHCRLSSLSSMSTSTASSPASGGSMHRPFVDTDDAYPLVAHDSAIAALCRSIRQRLRRELRRSVSGGSNAMLRPRDNQGNRNGTGDGAAQKEGNDPQYSPSSRTAPASSRSWRSLSLASSAASPMPRENLSAAGLVGESESAPARRDGEEFSVSPHLSKWLSDTKRSTPLSRQRLREQPSPSPLVVHALPPPSHPYTPTPTPRAPRAQPVRRGEGAIASQWFRTAQRWRGHGHRLAAPPPARPATAQRQALSAAVARRCRRHQGSMHLITSLSPYSDSGHGARRPASHCWSRIATLSTLSQSRRSSSLHSCDTQPVLHSLHLSEPDLSAAFLSQTLPAQTASRHQKRNRPASAYTRLTAAPTHDACTAHVLHPPLSPTIRSSPLPYRRRLFQAR; the protein is encoded by the coding sequence ATGCGTATCaccgcggcgacagcgaccgCCCCTGTCGGTGCCCCAGGCGCCAAAATCCGCAAGGGGAAGGCAAAAACcatccgcgccgtcgccgcggcaggcgctgTATGGCGCCCCCAATCGCAGCTCATCTTCACCTCCAACGCCACCTCTGTGAAGGCGACGCCGAACGGCGAACTTGGCGCCTCGACAACCGCAGGGGCCATCAGCACCAATGACAGCATCAACGGCTACACCGTCACCTCATCAGCGCTGGCGATAAAGACTGCAGGTACTGGAGTCGGTGGCAGCTGTGGGGTTGCCTCGGTGCTCCCCATACCCACCGCGCCATCCTCTGGTAGCGCGCAAGCACgtccgctgtcgtcgtcagGGCGTGCTGGGCTGGAAAGCCAGATTTTGAGGAACGACACTCTCGAAGCTGTGAGGCGATCAGGCGCCGAGGGGTTTCCACCCTCGCGGGAGAAGGGCGTTGTCAGTTGCACGTTGCTAGCAGCCGAAAAGCGACGCCGTGTcgcggacgccgccgcgacaaGCGAGCTCAGCACAGACGACCGAAATGCGTTCACCCCTGCTGAGGTGCCGCTCTGGGTggctggcggcgctcctcTCGATGCTTCCAAGGCTGCAGATACCGGTGGgggcgccagcgctgcttcCTTCGAAGGAGCGATGGGCAACTCGCCCTTCGTGTcgagctcctcctcagcTTCTTCCGACACAGGATGTGCGCAGCGGGCAAAGGCCTTGCACACAGACCAGCGGCCCTCAGCGACGCACCGGTGCGACAAGGGCGCTTTCGAgaagcggccgcagctgctcctgtcGCTTGCGCAGGACAACCGGGGTTTCCTCAATCCTGGCTACTCGTGCAGCTCCTCAGTCTCGAGCAGTGAGgaccgcggcgctggcagtgGGCGTGCAGGtagcgacggcagcgccggttCGGCAAGGCGCCAGGGTACCCCATCTGCGGCACCTTTCAGTCGAGCCGCACCATCAGAGCAGCGCGGAAaagcgtgcggcggcgcgcctccgccggcgtCCACTACCCTTCTGGGTTGCGGCAGGAATCGGGCCACCCTCGCTGTCTTCCCGCTgaccgccgcggaggagcagTCAGCCCGGCAAGCGTACGACACCTACCGAGCACAGCAAGAGAAAGCGAGTTATCACAGAAATCACGCCAGCGCCACTAAGCACTGCTCTCAGCGCTCTGCTTCCGTGCCCCCATCCGCCCTGAGCACTTCCACGCCTGTAGGGAAgcgtgagctgctgcggctacTTCGCGGGCTTTATCACCGTGCACAGGCCATGATGGCATGTACCACAAAgaccgccgcgccggcgtccgCCCCGCCGCAGAGGAAGGCGGTGTCGCCAACGATCACCGTTAGCGCGGCAGACGTACTGCACGAGTTTCCTTCCACCAAATACCTGCTCAACGCAGCTGAGGCATGCTTTGGCAGCCGTCGTTTCCGAACTCTCAtggctgctgtggtggcagACAGTGACGCCCTCGCCCCCATCGTAGTTCGAAACAACGACGGAGGAGCGCCCGCCGTGCCCACCGCTTCACGGTTACGGTTGTCGTCTTCGTCTCAAGGATTGacagtggaggaggcgctctcCTTCTTTAGGCACCTCAAGCATGAAATGGCCTCGGATGTGGCCAGGCAAcgggagaggaggcaggCAGAGCCGTCGGCGATGCCAGAAGCAGCGTCGGGGGACAAAGGGCGGAATCGCCCAGCGAAGGCGGCTCCATCACAGCCGCTACTTGACCTGCAGGGTTCGCAGAAGAGGCGTAGTATTTCTGCCCCCAGTTGTCAAGCTGCCTCCCAGATGTGCCGTCTCCCTTCTGCGCAGGCCGGTCGACGCAGCGGCCGACCTCCGCCGACTCCTGTTGCGCGGATGGCGGCGAGGCGTGCCACGTCGGCGTCTTTCCTGCCGTCGTCTACCCCACCGTCGCCTTCCCCGCAGTTGTCTTCCTCACCGTCCAGGCCAGGGATTCCCGGGGCGGTGGCGTTGGCGGGGCCTCAGAAGCCAACTGGACGGCGTAAGGGCCCGCGCAGAAAAgtagcgctgccgcggccgtcgccgcatcTGCTCGGTAACAACTCGTGCGCGCCCGACGCAGCTTACAGGGATGACTTCATTCACACATATGTGCAGCGCAAGGCATTTGCTGAGATCGCCGGAGGCCAGGGCTGCCACCACAGCACCACCGTGACACTGGGGCAGCTGATAAAAGTGCTGCACTGGTTCGAGCTGGCGCTCAACCCCAGCGTCCTCGAGCGCCTGtgcggcgtgcaggcgcagccggcgcgaGAATCGCCGGACATCTTCATCGACTTCAATACCTTTGTGAAGATCATCAACTCGGGCTTGCGTTGCCAGCGCTACAGTGGGGGCAGCGGCTCCTCTTCAGCacccgcctccgcgtcggcggacaacgacgacgatcCGCAGTCCAACGCGTTTGTGCCGGTGTTGCCCCCAGAGGCGCCTGCACGGGCTTCTCCTGTGACGCTGCCTATTCCAGGCTTGACGGCGACCGACGGTGCATCGCTCAGCACGGGTAGCGGGTGTGCACCTTGCTCTAAagctgcctcctccaccatcTCAGTGCGTGACAGTGGGGGCTCGAATCGGTCGCTACTGGTCCTCGCCCCAGTttctgccgcggcgcatTGCCGATTGAGCAGCCTCAGCAGCATGTCGACTTCAACCGCTTCTTCGCCGGCAAGTGGCGGCAGCATGCACAGGCCATTTGTGGACACAGACGATGCGTACCCATTGGTGGCTCATGACTCCGCCATCGCAGCGCTCTGCCGCAGTATTcgccagcggctgcgccgagagctgcggcggagcgtGAGCGGTGGGTCTAACGCGATGCTGCGACCCCGAGACAACCAAGGCAACCGCAACGGGActggcgatggcgcggcgcaaAAGGAAGGAAACGACCCGCAGTATTCTCCATCTAGCCGGACGGCGCCGGCTTCCTCGCGCTCGTGGAGGTCGTTGTCTTtggcctcctccgcagcgtcgccaaTGCCCAGGGAGAACTTGAGCGCCGCCGGTCTAGTTGGTGAGAGCGAATCCGCTCCTGCACGTCGCGATGGCGAGGAATTCTCGGTATCGCCACACTTGTCGAAGTGGCTCAGTGACACGAAGCGTAGCACTCCGCTCTCTCGCCAGaggctgcgcgagcagccgtcgccgtcgccgcttgTAGTTCATGCgttgcctcctccctcgcatCCGTACACACCGACCCCTACGCCAAGAGCCCCGCGTGCACAGCCCGTCAGAAGAGGTGAGGGTGCCATTGCCTCCCAGTGGTTCCGCACAGCACAGCGCTGGCGGGGGCACGGGCACCGActcgctgctccgccgcccgccAGGCCGGCTACTGCGCAAAGACAGgctctctccgctgccgtggcgagGCGGTGTCGCCGGCATCAAGGATCGATGCACCTTATCACGTCCCTGTCGCCTTACAGCGATTCAGGCCATGGCGCCCGACGGCCCGCAAGCCATTGCTGGTCGCGCATCGCGACTCTATCAACGCTGAGCCAGTCGCGAaggtcgtcgtcgctgcacTCCTGTGACACTCAGCCAGTGCTGCATTCGCTCCACTTGTCAGAACCCGACTTGTCTGCCGCTTTCCTGTCGCAGACTTTGCCTGCACAGACGGCATCGAGGCACCAGAAACGGAACCGTCCAGCAAGCGCCTATACGCGACTTACGGCGGCACCAACGCACGACGCCTGTACAGCGCACGTCTTAcacccccctctctcaccaACCATCAgatcgtcgccgctgccgtatcggcggcggctcttCCAGGCCCGCTAG
- a CDS encoding DEAD box RNA helicase, putative: MAERNYSPFSGFSTTSRGGGGAHRKGSSEGMGSKLAPVNWSAKSLVPGKWKVVDASAIRKAASVKDDHSASKVKHLSDVEAEEWRQANSITVSDSDQCPNPITEFDMLTAVPQYLKAKLLEQGFKAPTPIQAQSWSIVLSGRDLVGVAKTGSGKTLAFIVPALAHIALQEPLKVGDGPMVIVLAPTRELAQQIEQEAIKVLPQSIRCGCIYGGAPKGPQLGLLRQGVHILVATPGRLIDFMEIKRVNLLRVTYLVLDEADRMLDMGFEPQVRAICGQIRPDRQTLMFSATWPRDIQNLAASFQKNWVRINVGSMELLANKDVTQHFILTSEAAKLDELKRLMERHRNQRVLIFCKTKKTADYLEFQLKRNGVDCMAIHGDKEQRQREFILERFRKDPRLCVVATDVAARGLDIKELETVVNYDFPMQIDDYVHRIGRTGRAGAKGASFTMITKHETQLNASTVFQLVELVERAGQEVPGWLREWAEQGGGYHIPKRNRNMMGSFGRSGPRMRMPGDSPAAGAGSSGGHFGLTPHAKGSPAFGMPDSAIQNKKFDYSSDDDDSARPAKRARQ; the protein is encoded by the coding sequence ATGGCAGAGCGTAACTACAGCCCCTTTTCTGGGTTTTCCACCACTTcccgcggtggtggtggtgcccaTCGCAAGGGCAGTTCGGAGGGAATGGGTAGCAAACTGGCGCCTGTGAACTGGTCGGCCAAGAGCCTCGTCCCGGGCAAGTGGAAGGTTGTCGACGCCAGCGCGATCCGTAAGGCTGCCAGCGTGAAAGATGACCACAGCGCCAGCAAGGTGAAGCACCTCAGCGATGTCGAGGCGGAAGAGTGGCGTCAGGCCAATTCCATCACAGTTTCCGACTCCGACCAGTGCCCGAACCCAATCACCGAGTTCGACATGCTcaccgccgtgccgcagTACCTGAAGGCGAAGCTTCTGGAGCAGGGTTTCAAGGCCCCCACTCCGATTCAGGCGCAGTCTTGGTCGATCGTTCTGTCGGGACGCGACCTCGTCGGCGTGGCCAAGACCGGCTCCGGCAAGACCTTGGCGTTCATTGTACCAGCCTTGGCTCACatcgcgctgcaggagccGCTGAAGGTGGGGGACGGCCCAATGGTCATTGTCCTCGCGCCTACCCGCGAACTGGCCCAGCAGATCGAGCAGGAGGCGATCAAGGTGCTGCCGCAAAGCATTCGGTGCGGCTGCATTtacggcggtgcgccgaAGGGCCCGCAGCTCGGCCTGCTTCGCCAGGGTGTGCACATCCTCGTGGCCACCCCAGGCCGCTTGATCGATTTCATGGAAATCAAGCGTGTGAACTTGTTGCGTGTAACGTACCTGGTGCTGGATGAGGCGGATCGCATGCTGGACATGGGCTTTGAGCCGCAGGTGCGCGCCATCTGCGGTCAAATTCGCCCTGACCGGCAAACGCTCATGTTTTCGGCTACGTGGCCGCGCGACATCCAGAACCTCGCCGCCAGCTTCCAGAAGAACTGGGTGCGCATCAACGTTGGCAGCATGGAGCTGCTCGCAAACAAGGATGTCACGCAGCATTTCATCTTGACCTCAGAGGCAGCGAAGCTCGATGAGCTGAAGCGGCTGATGGAGCGGCACCGCAATCAGCGCGTGCTCATCTTCTGCAAGACAAAGAAGACGGCTGACTACCTCGAGTTTCAGCTGAAGCGCAACGGCGTGGATTGCATGGCGATTCACGGCGATAAggagcagcgtcagcgtgaGTTTATCCTGGAGCGCTTCCGCAAAGACCCGCGACTGTGTGTGGTGGCCACTGACGTGGCCGCTCGCGGTCTCGACATCAAGGAGTTGGAGACGGTGGTGAACTATGACTTCCCTATGCAAATCGACGACTATGTTCACCGCATCGGCCGCACGGGCCGCGCCGGGGCTAAGGGTGCGTCCTTTACGATGATCACGAAGCACGAGACCCAGCTGAACGCGTCGACGGTGTTCCAGCTGGTAGAGCTGGTAGAGCGCGCGGGGCAGGAGGTGCCTGGGTGGTTGCGCGAGTGGGCCGAGCAGGGTGGCGGCTATCACATCCCGAAGCGCAACCGCAACATGATGGGCAGCttcggccgcagcggcccgAGGATGCGCATGCCGGGCGATAGCCCGGCTGCTGGAGCCggtagcagcggcggccacttTGGCCTGACGCCACACGCTAAAGGCTCGCCGGCGTTCGGCATGCCGGACAGCGCAATTCAGAACAAGAAGTTTGActacagcagcgacgacgacgactctGCTCGACCGGccaagcgcgcgcgccaatAG